The genomic interval AGACATCGAGAAGTGCCGCCAGCAGCTGCACGAGATCAACGTCCCGCTGGAGGTGTTCGAGTGAGTCCAGTTTAGCTCTTCTGTTGTTGTGTGCAGCCCAGCTGTGGattcatcataataataataaaaacaacatcttaTTAACACAGCAGCCGCTGTGGGTTCGTGATTTCGTGGTGTTGAGAGTGTGCAAATAGCTTTGCGGTAAAGTCACGCCGAATCCCCTTCATATTTCTGACCATTTTACTGCATCGTTGCATGTCGGTATCTAGAAGTGGtgcatttctcttttctccgCTCTGACTGGTTTGTGAGAGCCGCTTTAAAATTCGGCATGCAGATATGATCgaaataatattaaattataagACTTTGAACAGTCCTTCAGGGGAGGGATTGCTCAATAAGCCTGAAAAACACAACTGAAATTGAGATATGCCAAGGCCGAATGACGAGTGGCCCATATTTATCTCATGGAATTCATCTATCTATCTCCTTGGTAGATTCACCACGGTTCCCTCCGATGATAACATGCCTTGTGTTTGTAGATACATTGACCAAGGTCGAAACCCTCAGCTGTACACCAAGGAGTGTCTGGAGAGGGCCTTGGCGAGGAACGAGCAGGTCAAAGGGAAGATTGACACTATGACGGTAAGCGATCGGGTCACTGAGATTCTCTACCAGGGACGAGCAACACCACATGAACAAAGTATTTCACTGATTAAGTCTTCCCATCCATATTTAGCTTTCTGtttattaaagataaaaatGTCCCTTTCAAGGATCGTCTTTATTATTCAAAGAGTTCTTCCTCTCTGTTAAGAAGCTGATGAATTAATTTCATTTGGACACAATGCTTTAATCCTTTTATGTTTCGGCAGAAGCTCTGCTGCGATGAGCAATTATGTGTTCGTGTCAAATATTCTATTCAGATGTTTTTCACTTTATCTCGCAAGCTGAGCAAAAGGCAGATCATCAGTAATGATGACTAACCGACGTCTTTCGTTACAGAAATTCAAGAGCCTTCTAATCTCCGAGCTCGGCAAAGTCTTTCCAGAGGAGATGGTAAAATACAAGGCCATACACGGAGAAGATGCCCCCTCCTAGTGACTGCTGCAACATGACCCCTGACCTTCAGCCTGTGACCCTTGAATCGAAAGCCTAAATGGAGTCCGACCAAGCAGGtcccaccccctcacccgtgGTCGCCCTCAGAATATGATAAAAAACCCCTTCATTATTTTTCCTAAACATTGCGATGCCGCGGGAGGAGGTTTTAAGTTCTGCTCGGCGCCGTGACTCGACCAATCCTGTCGTTGCTCTTCACTTAAAACTTATTTTAAAGAGGTGTAAATCAATAGCGAGTACATGGGGGAGAGTGGAGAAGGGGAAGCGGTCATTTTCAGCACCGGGCTGTTGTGAATGCCCCGTTGGTGTACGGGCCCCGAGTGGGCAGCAGAAGCAATTCTCCCAACTGTTCAGCAGAAGGAA from Gasterosteus aculeatus chromosome 10, fGasAcu3.hap1.1, whole genome shotgun sequence carries:
- the med10 gene encoding mediator of RNA polymerase II transcription subunit 10 — protein: MAEKFDNLEEHLEKFIENIRQLGIIVSDFQPSSQAGLNQKLNFMISGLQDIEKCRQQLHEINVPLEVFEYIDQGRNPQLYTKECLERALARNEQVKGKIDTMTKFKSLLISELGKVFPEEMVKYKAIHGEDAPS